One Ricinus communis isolate WT05 ecotype wild-type chromosome 2, ASM1957865v1, whole genome shotgun sequence DNA segment encodes these proteins:
- the LOC8278914 gene encoding uncharacterized protein LOC8278914 isoform X2, which produces MFVVMCSGDLTLFPICCVLSLLASQKRRSMLVAAIMDIVTSHSDTILEKVSFKSTLPGNAETRDIAAAIEVIEEGGLHIDEPQDKDTDDNGGSGMKGIGIKILEGTTVLGLARNSELAEFENSNVESFSQTPKTLSMLLKQDGGLAQNLSSAVVPGLWDDLHCQHVAVPFAAWALANWAMASDVNRSHIQELDQDGQAVMTALMAPERSVKWHGSLVARLLLEDRNLPLNDSVSDWSSSLLTTVSQASKNDDIPLAQVALSAFLLSVERCPGARKIVMDKGLELMRNTAKQTTKYRQVQEALARVLELLYAGDMHLSLQESQKWSGILLPWVFGKVASDTLRSSATKILSCILEDHGPSSVPISQGWLTILLNEVLASSKASFSKGGTQPRSDKVKTQIDKSNTLFAAQTANQLAGAVVNLAGNQLGAAANSVDTFPLADLLSLEPFAGPFQNFKKDATSKFNVADSAVATLKGIKALTELCSEDSVCQNKITELGVFCLLRRFLLCDDYERLSAMEAYDASRSLEAQERVPKVTGETPNAAANYPSSVRVPPTAHIRRHAARLLTVLSHLPKVQKAILEDTTLCKWLEDCANNKIPGCSDCKIQSYSRATLLNVFCCQSSGRESLNSNISEGEGVNSKGGCPHYDDMIFLINPELPHWKRCENMDDKTVEWNKLSLLKTDFIKGDNSSVTRASNVSEYSISANESLHSSESEAPQLDVVFIHGLRGGPYKTWRLSEDKVSTKSGLVEKIDEEAGKLGTFWPAEWLSTDLPQVRMFTLKYKTNLTQWSGATLPLQEVSSMMLEKLVAAGIGNRPVVFVTHSMGGLVVKQMLYKAKTENIKNLVNNTVGIVFYSCPHFGSKLADMPWRMGLVFRPAPTIGELRSGAPRLVELNDYIRHLHKKRLVEVLSFCETKVTPIVEGYGGWAFRMEIVPIESAYPGFGELVVLESTDHINSCKPINRNDPSYTETLEFLRKLKAHNSKRDSASS; this is translated from the exons ATGTTTGTGGTGATGTGCTCGGGAGACCTCACGCTGTTCCCTATTTGTTGCGTTTTATCTTTACTTGCCAGCCAAAAAAGAAG GAGCATGCTCGTGGCTGCCATCATGGATATTGTCACATCCCACTCTGATACTATTTTAGAAAAGGTTTCTTTCAAGTCAACCTTGCCAGGGAATGCTGAAACAAGGGATATTGCTGCAGCCATTGAAGTTATTGAGGAAGGCGGCTTGCATATTGATGAGCCACAGGATAAAGACACTGATGATAATGGTGGAAGTGGAATGAAGGGTATTGGAATCAAGATCCTTGAAGGTACAACAGTTTTAGGGCTTGCAAGAAATAGTGAGCTTGCAGAGTTTGAGAATTCTAATGTAGAATCATTTAGTCAGACTCCTAAAACCCTTAGCATGCTACTGAAGCAAGATGGTGGGCTAGCACAAAATTTGTCATCCGCTGTTGTTCCTGGACTTTGGGATGATCTGCACTGTCAACATGTTGCTGTACCTTTTGCAGCATGGGCGTTAGCCAATTGGGCAATGGCATCTGATGTCAATAGATCTCATATTCAGGAACTGGATCAAGATGGGCAAGCTGTCATGACTGCACTGATGGCACCTGAGAGATCTGTGAAATGGCATGGAAGCTTGGTAGCCCGCTTGCTGTTAGAGGATCGTAATCTGCCTCTAAACGATTCTGTTTCTGATTGGAGTTCTAGCCTTCTTACAACTGTTTCTCAGGCAAGTAAAAATGATGATATCCCTTTGGCTCAGGTGGCTTTATCTGCTTTTTTGCTTTCTGTTGAGAGATGCCCAGGGGCAAGGAAGATAGTGATGGATAAAGGTCTTGAACTGATGAGAAACACAGCTAAGCAGACAACAAAATACAGGCAAGTGCAAGAAGCATTAGCAAGGGTTTTGGAGTTACTTTATGCTGGGGATATGCATTTATCTCTTCAAGAGAGCCAAAAGTGGTCTGGAATTCTGCTTCCATGGGTTTTTGGAAAAGTTGCTTCAGACACTTTACGATCTTCAGCCACAAAAATCCTCTCATGCATTCTCGAAGATCATGGACCATCTTCTGTACCAATTTCTCAAGGATGGTTAACCATTTTGTTAAATGAAGTTCTTGCTTCCAGCAAGGCTTCATTTAGTAAGGGAGGTACTCAGCCTAGAAGTGATAAAGTGAAG ACACAAATTGATAAGTCCAACACTCTGTTTGCTGCACAGACTGCTAATCAGTTGGCAGGCGCTGTTGTAAATCTAGCAGGGAATCAGCTGGGAGCAGCTGCTAATTCTGTTGACACATTCCCACTGGCAGATCTTCTTTCCCTGGAACCCTTTGCTGGACCGTTCCAGAATTTCAAGAAAGATGCTACATCTAAATTTAATGTGGCAGATTCTGCGGTGGCAACCCTTAAGGGGATCAAAGCACTGACTGAACTTTGTTCCGAGGACTCTGTatgtcaaaacaaaataactGAACTTGGGGTCTTCTGTTTATTGAGGCGCTTTTTGTTATGTGATGATTACGAGAGACTATCTGCAATGGAAGCTTATGATGCGTCAAGATCCCTTGAGGCCCAGGAGCGGGTCCCAAAGGTCACTGGCGAGACACCTAATGCAGCTGCAAATTATCCTTCTAGTGTTCGAGTTCCACCTACGGCGCATATCCGAAGGCATGCAGCTAGGCTTTTAACTGTCCTTTCACACCTACCTAAAGTCCAGAAGGCCATTCTAGAAGATACAACTTTGTGTAAATGGCTTGAAGATTGTGCTAATAATAAGATCCCAGGTTGCAGTGATTGCAAAATACAGAGTTACTCAAGGGCAACACTGTTAAATGTCTTCTGCTGTCAATCCAGTGGTAGAGAATCTCTGAACAGTAATATTTCAGAGGGTGAAGGTGTTAACAGCAAAGGTGGTTGTCCTCATTATGATGacatgatatttttaattaatcctGAGTTGCCTCACTGGAAGCGTTGTGAAAATATGGATGATAAGACAGTTGAATGGAACAAGCTGTCTTTGCTTAAGACTGATTTTATCAAAGGCGACAATTCATCTGTAACCAGAGCTTCAAATGTTAGTGAATATTCTATCTCTGCCAATGAATCCCTTCATAGCTCTGAATCAGAAGCTCCTCAGTTAGATGTAGTCTTTATTCATGGATTGCGTGGTGGGCCTTATAAGACTTGGCGTTTATCCGAAGACAAAGTATCAACTAAATCTGGATTGGTTGAGAAGATTGATGAGGAAGCTGGAAAACTAGGAACGTTTTGGCCCGCTGAATGGCTATCAACCGACTTGCCTCAAGTGCGCATGTTTACCCTCAAATACAAG ACAAATCTTACACAATGGTCTGGGGCTACACTACCTCTTCAG GAAGTTAGCTCCATGATGTTAGAGAAGCTTGTTGCTGCAGGCATTGGAAATCGACCTGTTGTGTTTGTGACTCACAG CATGGGGGGCTTGGTTGTGAAGCAGATGCTGTATAAAGCAAAGACAGAAAATATCAAAAACCTAGTGAACAACACTGTTGGAATT GTGTTTTACAGCTGCCCACACTTCGGAAGTAAACTAGCAGACATGCCTTGGCGAATGGGGCTCGTGTTTCGCCCTGCTCCAACT ATAGGGGAGCTAAGAAGCGGGGCTCCTAGATTAGTTGAGCTCAATGACTACATCCGCCACCTTCACAAGAAAAGACTGGTTGAAGTCCTCAGTTTTTGTGAG ACCAAGGTAACTCCAATTGTTGAAGGGTACGGGGGATGGGCCTTCAGAATGGAAATTGTACCAATTGAATCAGCATACCCTGGATTTGGTGAACTTGTT GTGTTAGAGTCAACAGATCATATAAATTCTTGCAAGCCGATCAACCGCAATGATCCTTCCTATACGGAGACGTTAGAATTTCTGCGAAAGCTAAAAGCTCATAATTCAAAAAGAGACTCTGCTTCATCATGA
- the LOC8278914 gene encoding uncharacterized protein LOC8278914 isoform X1: protein MRHLVGENSLPIQYHFWKRGLPPSSPSAALVVLHLRQHKTKKRNDQEIQFRIFLLVNIMLRLCFRPRRYRHLPVPRSFSSSSSENPAEPPHNVINSHITLPQPPIVPHHHHNNSVVTTTANTSSRYSVLGISLVSAIIASVALYSSNDQTNPSHSSNPLHSAIERTISKSNESFRRLCYHVRQTGVAASVLWQSLRSVLSSANHEVRVGFELRVAALLADIAAANGARRAALVGAGGGKVVDWLLETVAVGGGTQAEAARALAYLIADPNVCGDVLGRPHAVPYLLRFIFTCQPKKKHSGRSSFDISDSLKGRSMLVAAIMDIVTSHSDTILEKVSFKSTLPGNAETRDIAAAIEVIEEGGLHIDEPQDKDTDDNGGSGMKGIGIKILEGTTVLGLARNSELAEFENSNVESFSQTPKTLSMLLKQDGGLAQNLSSAVVPGLWDDLHCQHVAVPFAAWALANWAMASDVNRSHIQELDQDGQAVMTALMAPERSVKWHGSLVARLLLEDRNLPLNDSVSDWSSSLLTTVSQASKNDDIPLAQVALSAFLLSVERCPGARKIVMDKGLELMRNTAKQTTKYRQVQEALARVLELLYAGDMHLSLQESQKWSGILLPWVFGKVASDTLRSSATKILSCILEDHGPSSVPISQGWLTILLNEVLASSKASFSKGGTQPRSDKVKTQIDKSNTLFAAQTANQLAGAVVNLAGNQLGAAANSVDTFPLADLLSLEPFAGPFQNFKKDATSKFNVADSAVATLKGIKALTELCSEDSVCQNKITELGVFCLLRRFLLCDDYERLSAMEAYDASRSLEAQERVPKVTGETPNAAANYPSSVRVPPTAHIRRHAARLLTVLSHLPKVQKAILEDTTLCKWLEDCANNKIPGCSDCKIQSYSRATLLNVFCCQSSGRESLNSNISEGEGVNSKGGCPHYDDMIFLINPELPHWKRCENMDDKTVEWNKLSLLKTDFIKGDNSSVTRASNVSEYSISANESLHSSESEAPQLDVVFIHGLRGGPYKTWRLSEDKVSTKSGLVEKIDEEAGKLGTFWPAEWLSTDLPQVRMFTLKYKTNLTQWSGATLPLQEVSSMMLEKLVAAGIGNRPVVFVTHSMGGLVVKQMLYKAKTENIKNLVNNTVGIVFYSCPHFGSKLADMPWRMGLVFRPAPTIGELRSGAPRLVELNDYIRHLHKKRLVEVLSFCETKVTPIVEGYGGWAFRMEIVPIESAYPGFGELVVLESTDHINSCKPINRNDPSYTETLEFLRKLKAHNSKRDSASS from the exons atgcGGCATCTTGTCGGAGAAAATTCTCTGCCAATACAATACCATTTCTGGAAACGCGGCCTCCCGCCATCTTCTCCATCTGCCGCTTTAGTCGTCCTCCATTTAAGACAACACAAgaccaagaaaagaaatgaccAGGAAATTCAATTTCGCATTTTCCTTCTTGTGAACATAATGCTTCGTCTATGTTTCAGACCCCGTCGCTACCGTCACCTCCCTGTCCCTCGCTCTTTCTCTTCCTCCTCTTCTGAAAATCCCGCCGAACCTCCACATAATGTCATAAATTCCCATATTACCCTTCCTCAGCCCCCAATCGTCCCCCACCACCACCACAACAATTCTGTCGTCACAACTACCGCCAATACTTCTTCTCGTTACTCCGTACTCGGCATCTCCCTCGTATCTGCTATAATCGCTTCCGTCGCTCTCTATTCCTCAAATGACCAAACTAACCCTAGCCACTCCTCCAATCCTCTTCACTCTGCAATTGAACGcacaatttcaaaatcaaacgAGTCATTTAGAAGACTCTGTTATCACGTGAGGCAAACGGGCGTTGCGGCATCGGTTTTATGGCAGTCATTGAGGTCCGTACTATCTTCGGCAAATCATGAAGTTAGGGTCGGATTTGAGCTTCGCGTGGCGGCCTTGTTGGCTGACATTGCAGCTGCTAATGGGGCCCGCAGAGCTGCACTGGTTGGGGCTGGCGGCGGGAAGGTTGTCGATTGGTTGTTGGAAACTGTGGCTGTTGGTGGCGGGACTCAGGCTGAGGCTGCGAGGGCTCTTGCTTACTTAATTGCTGACCCCAATGTTTGTGGTGATGTGCTCGGGAGACCTCACGCTGTTCCCTATTTGTTGCGTTTTATCTTTACTTGCCAGCCAAAAAAGAAG CATTCAGGACGTAGTTCATTCGATATTTCTGATTCTTTGAAAGGTAGGAGCATGCTCGTGGCTGCCATCATGGATATTGTCACATCCCACTCTGATACTATTTTAGAAAAGGTTTCTTTCAAGTCAACCTTGCCAGGGAATGCTGAAACAAGGGATATTGCTGCAGCCATTGAAGTTATTGAGGAAGGCGGCTTGCATATTGATGAGCCACAGGATAAAGACACTGATGATAATGGTGGAAGTGGAATGAAGGGTATTGGAATCAAGATCCTTGAAGGTACAACAGTTTTAGGGCTTGCAAGAAATAGTGAGCTTGCAGAGTTTGAGAATTCTAATGTAGAATCATTTAGTCAGACTCCTAAAACCCTTAGCATGCTACTGAAGCAAGATGGTGGGCTAGCACAAAATTTGTCATCCGCTGTTGTTCCTGGACTTTGGGATGATCTGCACTGTCAACATGTTGCTGTACCTTTTGCAGCATGGGCGTTAGCCAATTGGGCAATGGCATCTGATGTCAATAGATCTCATATTCAGGAACTGGATCAAGATGGGCAAGCTGTCATGACTGCACTGATGGCACCTGAGAGATCTGTGAAATGGCATGGAAGCTTGGTAGCCCGCTTGCTGTTAGAGGATCGTAATCTGCCTCTAAACGATTCTGTTTCTGATTGGAGTTCTAGCCTTCTTACAACTGTTTCTCAGGCAAGTAAAAATGATGATATCCCTTTGGCTCAGGTGGCTTTATCTGCTTTTTTGCTTTCTGTTGAGAGATGCCCAGGGGCAAGGAAGATAGTGATGGATAAAGGTCTTGAACTGATGAGAAACACAGCTAAGCAGACAACAAAATACAGGCAAGTGCAAGAAGCATTAGCAAGGGTTTTGGAGTTACTTTATGCTGGGGATATGCATTTATCTCTTCAAGAGAGCCAAAAGTGGTCTGGAATTCTGCTTCCATGGGTTTTTGGAAAAGTTGCTTCAGACACTTTACGATCTTCAGCCACAAAAATCCTCTCATGCATTCTCGAAGATCATGGACCATCTTCTGTACCAATTTCTCAAGGATGGTTAACCATTTTGTTAAATGAAGTTCTTGCTTCCAGCAAGGCTTCATTTAGTAAGGGAGGTACTCAGCCTAGAAGTGATAAAGTGAAG ACACAAATTGATAAGTCCAACACTCTGTTTGCTGCACAGACTGCTAATCAGTTGGCAGGCGCTGTTGTAAATCTAGCAGGGAATCAGCTGGGAGCAGCTGCTAATTCTGTTGACACATTCCCACTGGCAGATCTTCTTTCCCTGGAACCCTTTGCTGGACCGTTCCAGAATTTCAAGAAAGATGCTACATCTAAATTTAATGTGGCAGATTCTGCGGTGGCAACCCTTAAGGGGATCAAAGCACTGACTGAACTTTGTTCCGAGGACTCTGTatgtcaaaacaaaataactGAACTTGGGGTCTTCTGTTTATTGAGGCGCTTTTTGTTATGTGATGATTACGAGAGACTATCTGCAATGGAAGCTTATGATGCGTCAAGATCCCTTGAGGCCCAGGAGCGGGTCCCAAAGGTCACTGGCGAGACACCTAATGCAGCTGCAAATTATCCTTCTAGTGTTCGAGTTCCACCTACGGCGCATATCCGAAGGCATGCAGCTAGGCTTTTAACTGTCCTTTCACACCTACCTAAAGTCCAGAAGGCCATTCTAGAAGATACAACTTTGTGTAAATGGCTTGAAGATTGTGCTAATAATAAGATCCCAGGTTGCAGTGATTGCAAAATACAGAGTTACTCAAGGGCAACACTGTTAAATGTCTTCTGCTGTCAATCCAGTGGTAGAGAATCTCTGAACAGTAATATTTCAGAGGGTGAAGGTGTTAACAGCAAAGGTGGTTGTCCTCATTATGATGacatgatatttttaattaatcctGAGTTGCCTCACTGGAAGCGTTGTGAAAATATGGATGATAAGACAGTTGAATGGAACAAGCTGTCTTTGCTTAAGACTGATTTTATCAAAGGCGACAATTCATCTGTAACCAGAGCTTCAAATGTTAGTGAATATTCTATCTCTGCCAATGAATCCCTTCATAGCTCTGAATCAGAAGCTCCTCAGTTAGATGTAGTCTTTATTCATGGATTGCGTGGTGGGCCTTATAAGACTTGGCGTTTATCCGAAGACAAAGTATCAACTAAATCTGGATTGGTTGAGAAGATTGATGAGGAAGCTGGAAAACTAGGAACGTTTTGGCCCGCTGAATGGCTATCAACCGACTTGCCTCAAGTGCGCATGTTTACCCTCAAATACAAG ACAAATCTTACACAATGGTCTGGGGCTACACTACCTCTTCAG GAAGTTAGCTCCATGATGTTAGAGAAGCTTGTTGCTGCAGGCATTGGAAATCGACCTGTTGTGTTTGTGACTCACAG CATGGGGGGCTTGGTTGTGAAGCAGATGCTGTATAAAGCAAAGACAGAAAATATCAAAAACCTAGTGAACAACACTGTTGGAATT GTGTTTTACAGCTGCCCACACTTCGGAAGTAAACTAGCAGACATGCCTTGGCGAATGGGGCTCGTGTTTCGCCCTGCTCCAACT ATAGGGGAGCTAAGAAGCGGGGCTCCTAGATTAGTTGAGCTCAATGACTACATCCGCCACCTTCACAAGAAAAGACTGGTTGAAGTCCTCAGTTTTTGTGAG ACCAAGGTAACTCCAATTGTTGAAGGGTACGGGGGATGGGCCTTCAGAATGGAAATTGTACCAATTGAATCAGCATACCCTGGATTTGGTGAACTTGTT GTGTTAGAGTCAACAGATCATATAAATTCTTGCAAGCCGATCAACCGCAATGATCCTTCCTATACGGAGACGTTAGAATTTCTGCGAAAGCTAAAAGCTCATAATTCAAAAAGAGACTCTGCTTCATCATGA
- the LOC8278914 gene encoding uncharacterized protein LOC8278914 isoform X3 codes for MLVAAIMDIVTSHSDTILEKVSFKSTLPGNAETRDIAAAIEVIEEGGLHIDEPQDKDTDDNGGSGMKGIGIKILEGTTVLGLARNSELAEFENSNVESFSQTPKTLSMLLKQDGGLAQNLSSAVVPGLWDDLHCQHVAVPFAAWALANWAMASDVNRSHIQELDQDGQAVMTALMAPERSVKWHGSLVARLLLEDRNLPLNDSVSDWSSSLLTTVSQASKNDDIPLAQVALSAFLLSVERCPGARKIVMDKGLELMRNTAKQTTKYRQVQEALARVLELLYAGDMHLSLQESQKWSGILLPWVFGKVASDTLRSSATKILSCILEDHGPSSVPISQGWLTILLNEVLASSKASFSKGGTQPRSDKVKTQIDKSNTLFAAQTANQLAGAVVNLAGNQLGAAANSVDTFPLADLLSLEPFAGPFQNFKKDATSKFNVADSAVATLKGIKALTELCSEDSVCQNKITELGVFCLLRRFLLCDDYERLSAMEAYDASRSLEAQERVPKVTGETPNAAANYPSSVRVPPTAHIRRHAARLLTVLSHLPKVQKAILEDTTLCKWLEDCANNKIPGCSDCKIQSYSRATLLNVFCCQSSGRESLNSNISEGEGVNSKGGCPHYDDMIFLINPELPHWKRCENMDDKTVEWNKLSLLKTDFIKGDNSSVTRASNVSEYSISANESLHSSESEAPQLDVVFIHGLRGGPYKTWRLSEDKVSTKSGLVEKIDEEAGKLGTFWPAEWLSTDLPQVRMFTLKYKTNLTQWSGATLPLQEVSSMMLEKLVAAGIGNRPVVFVTHSMGGLVVKQMLYKAKTENIKNLVNNTVGIVFYSCPHFGSKLADMPWRMGLVFRPAPTIGELRSGAPRLVELNDYIRHLHKKRLVEVLSFCETKVTPIVEGYGGWAFRMEIVPIESAYPGFGELVVLESTDHINSCKPINRNDPSYTETLEFLRKLKAHNSKRDSASS; via the exons ATGCTCGTGGCTGCCATCATGGATATTGTCACATCCCACTCTGATACTATTTTAGAAAAGGTTTCTTTCAAGTCAACCTTGCCAGGGAATGCTGAAACAAGGGATATTGCTGCAGCCATTGAAGTTATTGAGGAAGGCGGCTTGCATATTGATGAGCCACAGGATAAAGACACTGATGATAATGGTGGAAGTGGAATGAAGGGTATTGGAATCAAGATCCTTGAAGGTACAACAGTTTTAGGGCTTGCAAGAAATAGTGAGCTTGCAGAGTTTGAGAATTCTAATGTAGAATCATTTAGTCAGACTCCTAAAACCCTTAGCATGCTACTGAAGCAAGATGGTGGGCTAGCACAAAATTTGTCATCCGCTGTTGTTCCTGGACTTTGGGATGATCTGCACTGTCAACATGTTGCTGTACCTTTTGCAGCATGGGCGTTAGCCAATTGGGCAATGGCATCTGATGTCAATAGATCTCATATTCAGGAACTGGATCAAGATGGGCAAGCTGTCATGACTGCACTGATGGCACCTGAGAGATCTGTGAAATGGCATGGAAGCTTGGTAGCCCGCTTGCTGTTAGAGGATCGTAATCTGCCTCTAAACGATTCTGTTTCTGATTGGAGTTCTAGCCTTCTTACAACTGTTTCTCAGGCAAGTAAAAATGATGATATCCCTTTGGCTCAGGTGGCTTTATCTGCTTTTTTGCTTTCTGTTGAGAGATGCCCAGGGGCAAGGAAGATAGTGATGGATAAAGGTCTTGAACTGATGAGAAACACAGCTAAGCAGACAACAAAATACAGGCAAGTGCAAGAAGCATTAGCAAGGGTTTTGGAGTTACTTTATGCTGGGGATATGCATTTATCTCTTCAAGAGAGCCAAAAGTGGTCTGGAATTCTGCTTCCATGGGTTTTTGGAAAAGTTGCTTCAGACACTTTACGATCTTCAGCCACAAAAATCCTCTCATGCATTCTCGAAGATCATGGACCATCTTCTGTACCAATTTCTCAAGGATGGTTAACCATTTTGTTAAATGAAGTTCTTGCTTCCAGCAAGGCTTCATTTAGTAAGGGAGGTACTCAGCCTAGAAGTGATAAAGTGAAG ACACAAATTGATAAGTCCAACACTCTGTTTGCTGCACAGACTGCTAATCAGTTGGCAGGCGCTGTTGTAAATCTAGCAGGGAATCAGCTGGGAGCAGCTGCTAATTCTGTTGACACATTCCCACTGGCAGATCTTCTTTCCCTGGAACCCTTTGCTGGACCGTTCCAGAATTTCAAGAAAGATGCTACATCTAAATTTAATGTGGCAGATTCTGCGGTGGCAACCCTTAAGGGGATCAAAGCACTGACTGAACTTTGTTCCGAGGACTCTGTatgtcaaaacaaaataactGAACTTGGGGTCTTCTGTTTATTGAGGCGCTTTTTGTTATGTGATGATTACGAGAGACTATCTGCAATGGAAGCTTATGATGCGTCAAGATCCCTTGAGGCCCAGGAGCGGGTCCCAAAGGTCACTGGCGAGACACCTAATGCAGCTGCAAATTATCCTTCTAGTGTTCGAGTTCCACCTACGGCGCATATCCGAAGGCATGCAGCTAGGCTTTTAACTGTCCTTTCACACCTACCTAAAGTCCAGAAGGCCATTCTAGAAGATACAACTTTGTGTAAATGGCTTGAAGATTGTGCTAATAATAAGATCCCAGGTTGCAGTGATTGCAAAATACAGAGTTACTCAAGGGCAACACTGTTAAATGTCTTCTGCTGTCAATCCAGTGGTAGAGAATCTCTGAACAGTAATATTTCAGAGGGTGAAGGTGTTAACAGCAAAGGTGGTTGTCCTCATTATGATGacatgatatttttaattaatcctGAGTTGCCTCACTGGAAGCGTTGTGAAAATATGGATGATAAGACAGTTGAATGGAACAAGCTGTCTTTGCTTAAGACTGATTTTATCAAAGGCGACAATTCATCTGTAACCAGAGCTTCAAATGTTAGTGAATATTCTATCTCTGCCAATGAATCCCTTCATAGCTCTGAATCAGAAGCTCCTCAGTTAGATGTAGTCTTTATTCATGGATTGCGTGGTGGGCCTTATAAGACTTGGCGTTTATCCGAAGACAAAGTATCAACTAAATCTGGATTGGTTGAGAAGATTGATGAGGAAGCTGGAAAACTAGGAACGTTTTGGCCCGCTGAATGGCTATCAACCGACTTGCCTCAAGTGCGCATGTTTACCCTCAAATACAAG ACAAATCTTACACAATGGTCTGGGGCTACACTACCTCTTCAG GAAGTTAGCTCCATGATGTTAGAGAAGCTTGTTGCTGCAGGCATTGGAAATCGACCTGTTGTGTTTGTGACTCACAG CATGGGGGGCTTGGTTGTGAAGCAGATGCTGTATAAAGCAAAGACAGAAAATATCAAAAACCTAGTGAACAACACTGTTGGAATT GTGTTTTACAGCTGCCCACACTTCGGAAGTAAACTAGCAGACATGCCTTGGCGAATGGGGCTCGTGTTTCGCCCTGCTCCAACT ATAGGGGAGCTAAGAAGCGGGGCTCCTAGATTAGTTGAGCTCAATGACTACATCCGCCACCTTCACAAGAAAAGACTGGTTGAAGTCCTCAGTTTTTGTGAG ACCAAGGTAACTCCAATTGTTGAAGGGTACGGGGGATGGGCCTTCAGAATGGAAATTGTACCAATTGAATCAGCATACCCTGGATTTGGTGAACTTGTT GTGTTAGAGTCAACAGATCATATAAATTCTTGCAAGCCGATCAACCGCAATGATCCTTCCTATACGGAGACGTTAGAATTTCTGCGAAAGCTAAAAGCTCATAATTCAAAAAGAGACTCTGCTTCATCATGA
- the LOC8278913 gene encoding patatin-like protein 2 — translation MMEGTNGTLQAPTYGNLVTILSIDGGGIRGIIPGIILSFLESELQKLDGEDARIADYFDVIAGTSTGGLVTAMLACPNEKNRPVFAAKDIKDFYLNECPKIFPQHSWKLFPHVSRVIRALSGPKYNGKYLHNLVKEKLGNTKLNQTLTNVVIPTFDIKRLQPTVFSSFQVKKDSSLNALLSDVCISTSAAPTYLPAHYFETNEDETGKVREFNLIDGGVAANNPTLVAIGEVTKEIIKGSRDFFPIKPMDYGRFLVISLGTGASKAEKKCRADEAAKWGVLGWLTANGATPLVDVFTHASADMVDLHISEVFQALRSESNYLRIQDETLSKIVSSVDVATKKNLNDLVKVGEGLLKKPVSRVNLEGGIFAPCNKETNEEALIRFAKLLSEERRLRHINSPYEESN, via the exons ATGATGGAAGGAACAAATGGAACCCTTCAAGCACCAACTTATGGAAACCTGGTCACCATCCTCAGCATTGATGGGGGTGGAATAAGAGGCATTATCCCTGGGATCATCCTTAGTTTCCTGGAATCTGAACTTCAG AAACTGGATGGCGAGGATGCGAGAATTGCAGACTATTTTGACGTGATTGCAGGAACAAGCACAGGTGGTCTAGTTACTGCCATGCTTGCTTGCCCAAATGAGAAGAATCGTCCAGTATTTGCTGCAAAGGATATCAAGGACTTCTATCTTAATGAATGCCCTAAGATCTTCCCGCAGCATAGTTGGAAATTATTTCCACATGTATCAAGGGTGATTAGAGCTCTATCAGGACCAAAATACAATGGGAAATATTTACATAACCTCGTTAAGGAAAAACTAGGAAATACCAAATTGAACCAGACATTAACTAATGTTGTCATCCCAACATTTGATATCAAAAGACTCCAACCTACTGTCTTTTCCAGCTTTcag GTTAAGAAAGATTCATCCTTAAATGCTCTACTCTCGGACGTATGCATTTCAACCTCAGCTGCACCAACTTATCTTCCAGCTCATTATTTTGAAACCAACGAAGACGAGACTGGAAAAGTGAGAGAATTCAACCTTATAGATGGTGGTGTTGCTGCAAATAATCCG acTCTGGTTGCTATAGGAGAGGTGACAAAGGAAATCATCAAAGGAAGCCGAGACTTCTTCCCAATAAAGCCGATGGACTATGGTAGATTCTTAGTTATATCCTTAGGAACTGGAGCATCAAAAGCCGAAAAGAAATGCAGAGCTGACGAGGCTGCAAAATGGGGTGTATTGGGCTGGTTAACAGCCAATGGTGCCACACCTTTAGTCGATGTATTTACTCATGCAAGTGCTGACATGGTGGATTTGCATATTTCTGAGGTTTTTCAAGCCCTTCGATCTGAAAGTAACTACCTCAGGATTCAG GACGAAACATTAAGTAAGATAGTTTCTTCTGTAGACGTGGCcacaaaaaagaatttgaatgatcttgtGAAAGTTGGTGAAGGGCTATTAAAAAAACCAGTTTCAAGGGTGAACTTGGAAGGTGGAATCTTTGCGCCTTGTAACAAGGAGACAAATGAAGAAGCTCTTATAAGGTTCGCCAAGTTGCTCTCCGAGGAAAGGCGGCTTCGCCATATAAACTCGCCATACGAAGAATCAAACTGA